In Paramormyrops kingsleyae isolate MSU_618 chromosome 18, PKINGS_0.4, whole genome shotgun sequence, the DNA window TTTATACAGCAAGTTTGGTTACACAGGAACATGTACATTAATATGTATCTCCACCAAAAAGCATGAATTGGTTATCGGTAACCTAAACAAAATGTTGAAAACATCGCCCCCTAGTGGATCGCAAGCAATGAGTTCAATTTCTTACACCTTCACTTCCAACAGAAAGTTCTTTAAAGCATTAATATGAGGTTTAATTCGATAAAGCGGCATCTGGACGATTACCTTAATTTATGGAAATTGTACCCAGCTTCAGTCTTCCACAGAGAGCCACCACATCCTCCAGTCCATGCTCTCTCAACTGGACATCAATACGACAGCTACATCCATCAGAGTTCAGGTGCTGAGGTGTCTGAAGTAACATGTAACCACCAGTGTACTCGATGGTTCAGTCGACCCCGTAAATTATCCAGTGACAGTGACTAGTCAATGTCAACTAATTACTAATTTCTTACCATTGATGTAACATTTACTGTACAATAAAGCCAGAGAGCACTTTTTTCCAAAGACACTGCTCAAATGTGACTTCTGGCAGCGGTTGTGAAAAGCACACCACCAATGCAGGTTATTACTGAATGAAATACGATTTAGACCCCAGTAAACATAAAAGCTCTGCTGTAACCTTCAGGTCAAAATTTCACATACACCTTACAgtaaatattacagtaaaagCAAAGCCTTTAACAGGTGAACTAACACCAAAGATGGATTAAAGATATGACAACCAATCAGAAAACACCACTTACCCACTGACTCTGTGCCAATTCACCATAAGTGGACTGTTTTCTCAGGTAAAGTTCCCCGGAAAATCATACTATAAAAACCAAACTGTCACCAGCTTAACAATCAATCCTTGCAACATCAATGTTTATGAAATTAGCACAATCTGTGACCATTCTTCCCAAACCTGTCAGCAGCATGCAACTACCAATCAACAAACAAGACTGATATCCCAATACTACCAAAAGTTTCAAAAACCAGCAACAGCCTGCAGGTGTGACCTTCACAACATAAGCAGTACTTACATAATGTGCCCAATCCATAAACTGAGCATTTCTTTGTGCCACAAAAACTCTATGCCGCCACTTGTGAATGTGACGTAATCTTGAAAGCATATTGTCATTAAGAAACACTGAACACAGCCCCTCTTCATTCTGATATGGCACCTAATCATCACATTTGACTGTTACCTCTTACAATAATTTATCATGCATCatgaaatacaaaaaatacaaaaactgagGAAAGCATCAAAGTAAAAGCAATGAGGACAATAGGGCagtattttaataaatgtttattcTGCTGTACATTCAGCGATGAACAGTTTAGATGATGCCAATCTGAAAAGAAAAGGGAGAAAGGCGAAAGGTTAGCTAATGCTTTCAGGATAGACATTCGGTcagcatatcccatcatgcatcAGTGGTTCCTTTGAAAGCATCACAGTGGTTCAGATGCAACAAATTTCCATCATTTGCACAAATACATTGCAGAGACAGATTTAATACAGACATACAAAGCCTTAGAACACAAATGCTGAAGTGGCATTGAACACTGAAGTGCTTCTGGGACCACGGTCAGTCTGTATGTACATGCCACTATTTGTGGAACAAACGCTATGGCTTCCCATTCCATGCCCTCACTCACAGTAGCATTGAAATGAACACATTGACACACAAACACtataaagtcaaataaaaacaaaacatgactgCTGCATCTTCCTATCTGAAAAGTAAAGGACAAACTTGGTGTGGCCAAGCCTTTCTACAAAATACACACTAAGCATAGTCACCATAAAAAGCACCCATGGGGTTCACTGCGTGACCAAATGGGAGGACCCACCTTGTTAGCAACATCCAGTGCATCGTAATCTGGGGCAAGACGGACATATGCCTTCTTCTCGCCATCGGGCCTGTAGACGGTGAAAGCAAAGGTCACTGTCATAAACCTACCCAGCGTTCCATAAACTACATCTGAATCCGCAGCATTACATCTGCAATAACATTCCTCTGCATCAGTGGTTCCTTTGAAAGCATCACGTTTCAGACACTTAAAGTGTACATCATTCACAGGGGCAGCCAGGTAGTTTTGTGGctttttccatttcaaacaTTTTCTTGTTAAAAACCGATGGCTAATCAGAAGCTCACCTGATCAGCGTGTTAACTTTGGCCACGTCGATGTCGTACAGTTTCTTCACCGCATTCTTGATCTGATGCTTGTTGGCCTTGACGTCCACAATGAACACCAGGGTGTTGTTGTCCTCGATCTTCTTCATGGCTGACTCAGTGGTCAGGGGGAATTTGATGATGGCATAATGGTCCAACCTACAGAGGGCGGCAGAGACAAATATGCTTTGCTGGGGGAGTTACAGGTCCAGATGCAGGCGGCCATCCACCTAGGAAATCAACACCACCAGGTGGGAATATCCTCAGATATATATAACAGAGATAAGGTCACCCCAGTAAGTGATTAAGTCTAAACAAAGAGCTCAAGATGCATCAGTTTCAAAAAAGCTTTAATCACAGCAAGTCATGCTTTGATCGCTAGTGACCATCACTTGCACCTGAGCAGATAACCCCAAGGAGATGCAACTGTAACCCGACCAGAACCCACAGGTGGAACCTCTATCTCCACCTCTACTTGATGATCCAAAACGACAAACAGTACATACTTGTTCCTATGAGGAGCGCTCTTCCTGGGATATTTAGGCTGCCGCCTCAGACGCTGGGTCTTTGGTCGTCGGAAAGTGGGAGAAGTGCGGATCTTCTTCCTCCGGTGGCTGTGGACACCCTTCAGCACTGCCTTCTTGGCCTTCAGGGCCTTGGACTTGGCCTCTGTCTTGGCCGGTACAACTGCAGGTCGTGATAACAGGGGACAAACAGCAGCGTGAGGCTACTACCAACAACCCAGCGCTCAGAGCAAAAAATGCGAAGAAATTCGAGTTAGCCCCATGAAATAAATACGATACTACAAATTAAATTCAGAGCTGGGACCTTGAAACAGTCTAATGGAACTACTATGACAACTTCAAACAAAAAATTTGAGGCGTTCGACGAATAGATTTATAACACGTGGATCTACGTGGTGCATCAGAAATAAGGTTTAAATCAGTACGTCATGCTTTGTTCATTAAGAACATCTTATGCATTGCCCGCCTCGACCCACGACTGACTTAGAGAAAACACAAGCCAGAACATGACTTTGAAACCAGGAACAgacattaatattaaattaagccGCAATCTTATCTACATTCTCAACTGCATGGAGTCCGATAGCCACCTTCATTAAACAATTATGTTCtttaaaactgcttcacaaaaacacgaAAAAATAGGCAGCCTTCATTTCACCGCACCGCGTAATGTTACCAACGCGGTGCCGCCGCGGTCCTTCACGTGGAGCAGAAGGCCACAAACCAGCGATGACAAGTACAGCAACCAGCTAGCAAGCACGATCAAAAACACACCCAAAGTATATCGGCAAGCTAACGGAAAACGTGAAGGACTTTACCAGTACATATTATTAGACCCCTATCTTCTATTTTGCGATAAAGCTCCCAGCAATGTAACGCGGCTAACGTTAGCAACAACGCTAGCCTCACACGGTGCTCAAAATGAACACCTCCACACATTAAAACTTAGACACTGTGGTCAATATTTCTCCATTATAGCAAGGCTATTCATCAAAATATACAGTCAACTTAGTTCAACATAAACTTAGAAGATTTTTATAGCTTTTTTTTCGGACTTAAATGGAGAAGCATTACAAACCCTCCTTCTTCGCCTTCGGGGCCATCTTGGGAAAGAACGAACAAACGGGGTTTCCTTTGGTATATTCACAGGGGTCGAAAAAAGGACGAAGTATCGCGGGATAAAGCCAACCACAGGATTATGGGAGCTGTAGTACGGAACTGGAACACATGTAGTATTCTGCATTTTTCTACATTTCTGCCTGAACGAATTCCGCGAATCGCGTTCTGGAGTGTAGATCATGATATTATCTCAGCAAACCATATTAAACCGACTTTTACAACACGAACTCTTGTTTTAGGATTGTTACAATTCCACAGTGCAACTATTTTATAGAACTGGTGTATGCTTAAAAATACAAGTGTTTAAATAGCATGTAGTCACAGATTTCCACAGAGATAGAATCCGATTCGCACTGTGCCGCCAAATCTTACTAAGTTACTGGCATATCCAAGCATTAGCAGATATCTGTCTTTAGGGGGCGCAATGGCACCTTACATCTTCTGCCGTGCTTCATGATGGGTTTGCTTGCTTTGTCTTCTGTTTAAGGCAGGTTGACTCACTCTTGGGCTTAATTCGAGTCATATGTTCGCGGCAGTGTGTTTTTTGGCAGCGCTGTGTCATGACTTGGGAAAAATAAGATATTCACTTCTGCTGGATCCTCATCAAATTCCGACAAACTTATACTCCGAACAAGTCCACGTATCATTGATTTATGGAATGAgatttttttaaccaaacgGGATAAAATATTTCTCGTTGTCACGTTGTCATGAAATGGGAGGATGTACTGTCTGAGGTATGTAGTCCATGAGATACGGACTTATGTGAAATTCGTAATTGATAACTACTATACCACATGATTATTAAACATATCGCTTTGCAAGATGATGTCACATCACTAACCGTATTTATCTACTTGAGAGTGTCTTCTTATTCGCTTGCATAGCTTTTTCTGTATATTTGatgcatgcatacatatgtTGTCTTGgcttttatatttgttttaaagaaACAGAAGCAAACGCCCAACTTCCTTCACCGACATCAGTTGCTCACGTAATCACACGAATGACCTGTTGGTCATTAATCATCTTTAATTCTCTCGAAATTTGAGACTAGCGAGTCATGTGCTTTAATTACCTCAACAAAACTTTGTAACACTATTAAGAAATGAATTCCATATAATTTCCTAAACGCACATATATATACGCATACATATCATGTAAAGCATATGTGGTTATACATAGAAACATTCAATAAATAGAATTTCACGAAGTAAGCATTTGACGGTGAATTCAGAATGAAAAATCTACTTTTGGCATTTagatgtttttgttgttgtttttttacttcTCGGTATCTATATTAAGCAGGTTAAGGAACTGTGCCTTTCCGTAACATTGTGTGTTGGAAACTTAGGGGGCACGCAGAGTAATCATATTAcaactgggcccttgagcaaggcccttaaccgcTTCAGGATTGTTGGATACTATCTTCACTGTAATCTTAGAACCTACACCTGTAACCTACATTcatacatgtgtgtctgtgttgctCATGCACAGCAAGATGGGGAATATGAAAATCAAAGAATTCATATGTACTTGTACtcgtacttgtacaaatggcaaatattcattcatttaatataCAGTGTACACAGATTGTTAGGTGGTTTGATAAACCTGAACACACACGTATGATTTGTTTTGAGGGTTGAgccaacattaaaaaaaaatttgctaGATCCACTTTGGCAGGTCAAGTAAAAGGGAATCAATTAATCACCAATAACCATATTTGTTTTTCAAGTAAAGCAACTATGATTGCACTCCTACTAGGTGGGTCTTGGCACACGAAAGAAGAAGCACATGACAATTACTAAATGCCATTTAGTAGCTGCTTTCTTCTCTGATTAGCAGCAATATCACTGAGTTGGTATATTGAACAACAATGGCAGTAGTGTAGTTGTGATGGGTAGGTAACATGTGACCAACGGCTGAGAGCTCAAAATGGCTCTGGATTATTTACAGGACTAAACTGCAGCTCTGTGAAAGTGTCTCTATGAAGAGTCCTCAGTGCTGAACTTTCGGAAGGTGACACGTGACCATCTCATAGTGACATGTGATATACTTATGTGTCTTGAAATGTTAGACTTTATATGGAAGGATATTTTCCTCAATCTGCTTTTTTTTCCTGGATATCACACATGCAACCATCtagttcatgggagttttacttacccagaaatgttctgagggaagaaagaaaaatgattggttcagagagataactaatcaaattgtagaggaggAGACGGGACTAAGACATcagattggttggtcctgcctcccctagttgcttggacccacctcctctacaatctgattagttatctctctgaaccaatcatttttctttcttccctcagaacatttttgtgtaagtagaTCATCATTTACAAGATTAATGTCAGAGGGTGTAGAAAGGGCTGTCCAGGTAAAACTGAGTGTTTTTTCTTTCACAGATAAGACTCCAGTCGAGAACGCTTCCTGACCCAGCAAGCTGAATCTGTATCGCCAGCCTGAGGCATACCCACCATGAACACACTACCTCCTATCCGAAAAGATCGTATCATCACCCAGCTCCCTCCGGTAACCCGTTAAAAGTTTATCATTCTATAATGATATTTGACAtggattttcattttgtttgaaGAATCTGAAACAATATGAAAAGAATATCTGATTTCTCATGCCATCATACCATCCAGACATTATACCAAGGTATAATCACAGTATGCCGGCATTATTTTCAAAAACACAGCTATTTTGGTATTTTGAAATTGttgtgacgggggggggggtaccccaCAATACTAATTGCCTAGCAACAAGTTGGCAAGATCCCAAAGTATCACGGCACAGCCAAAATACCACGGTATACTGTATTACCATAATACCCCCCCAAGAATATGTCAGAATGATTCCAGAGGCCCTAAGTGATGGGGGCCCTGATAAATTTGGAACGTAATTATggttgggggcccaaaatctctaacaGCACCCCTCGTCTCAGATGTGACCTTTTCCCCCCATTCTGCTGTGATTACCCTTCCACCCCGACCTACAGATTCCTCTGATCCCTGGTTTTGTGATTTCACTCCTGTATTCTACACTGATTAAACTGAATAGCATCTTCACTAAggctccccccccacctttgATCCATAATGTATTAGGAGTAGAGAGACTTGGGGCCAGAGTTCAGTCACCAACTTGTCGCTTTGCCCCCCAGTGTTTCACAAAAGAGGCAGCTTTGCACACCAATGACAGCTTTGACGGCAAGGTGACGAGCGCCTGCCATGAGCAGAGGCTGACCGGGGCAGGGTGAGCTCTCGTGCCCTCTCGTGCCCTTCCTGGGCAGCAGGGTGCTTTGGTAACCCTCCTGCCATGTCTGTGACCCTGCCCTGCAGGTTTACCATCTCCAAGGTCATCGTGGTGGGTGATGTGGCTGTGGGAAAGACCTGCCTCATTAGCAGGTGAGCAAAAGGCAATGGCGCGTATGTTTAACTTCTAATGGTAGTGATGAAATGGAAAAGGGGGGGAAAATATGAGGTAACTAAGGCTCAAGCCAGATAAATGAGGAGAGAAAAACAGCCAAAACAGACTCAGTGAGTGAAGAAAACTTAAATTAACCTGATCTCTGGCTATATCGATGGCTTCTCTGTAGCATGTCACATTAGCGCCATGCTACTGTTGAGGATTAGCTTACGGTGATTGTCTCACTTCCTGATAATTGTTTCGGAAATGCCTCTAACATGGTGCTTAAGGAAGTAGACCTATAACaaaatgctttcattttcagaatgTGGGACATTTCAGGTGATCCAAACTCCCACTTGTATAAATGGGTAAATCTGTAAGCAGTGCTCATGTTGATCTTCTGCACTGATGAATCTTTAGGGtaaccagataatccatgtcagggaggacactttggcTACGTTGACACTGCAGGACAAATGCGGCCCAAgtccgattttttgctcatatgAGACTCAGATCGCATTTTGTCATgacaatgtgaacagcatgaaTCACACGGAATCCAATTTTTTCAATTCCGATTTGGGCAACTTCAGTATGTGGTCACAAATCGGATACAGGTCTGATTTTTTTGCAATACAACCTCAATCTGAACAGCGAAATCGGAATTCATACGACTTTTACGTCACTCTCGATCGACATTAGTCACAATTCTGCTCAGGCGGAAGTCACCATATGTCTCTGTCAGAGTGTCAAACATGGAGGAGAGCACAGAAGCTGGCCAGTGGAGGGACAGTGAGGTGCTGGATTTAATAAGTATTTGGGGAGATAAATCTGTTCAGGCAAAACTGGAAGGTTCATATCGTAACCGGGCAGTTTTCGAATCAAGTGACGCCTTTGTTTTTGCGCATGCGCTTCATTGCGTTTTTGTGGTTTTGTGCGCACGTGGACCAGTTCAGTATAGTGAACCGTTCACAATGAAATCTGATATTGCCCACATTAAAAAGAGTaatgtgaacaggcaaacaaaaaatcCGATCTGAGCAGAAAATCAGAATTGAGCATTaattcctgcagtgtgaacgtaccctttgagctaggacaggatttgaaaactaccatttcaattaaatggACCTGGCTTTCACTTGAGCATTAAAATCTTGTAATGTGTTTATTGGTCAGtttcctataatcatgcatgtgtcactaatgttaatgtgaaacagctagATGAGTCTTTCAAACCAGTCAAAGTacaagaagaactgaaatatttatccaagcacaggagcctttcagttttaaagtagtttgtaaaacctgaagtagctcaaggTGTCCTCCCCGACATGGGTTATCTGGTCACCCAATGAATCTTTTGAAAGAAACAACAATTTTAAACAGGAAGTATCGCTTGctgaaaaactaaaaaatactAGTGTTCCTCAACCAAGTCCTCGGAGTCTGCCATGCAGTGCACATTTTTGATCCCTCCAAGGtcctggtagggagctgggagggagcaaaaacatggaccgactgtggctCCCCAAGGACCgcattgagaaacactggaatAAAGTATCCTGTACTGTTTTTATCTGGTTGGCATTCGACTGAGCCAACATTGCCATGTCTGAACACACATTGCGGGCTCTCTGTCCTCCCACCAGGTTCTGCAGGGACACCTTTGACAAGGGCTACAAAGCGACCATAGGGGTGGACTTTGGGATGGAAAGGTTTGAAGTGCTGGGCGTTCCCTTCAGCCTGCAGCTGTGAGTCAGTTCACAAACTTCATGCACTGAATAAGCCATTTTCACATGATTGGTGCTGCACAGCAGTTTACCGTAGATATTTTCAGAGGGAATCGCAAACAAGTGGCCAAGGGTACAAGGAAAAATACCAAAATATCCTCTGATCTCATGTAAATACGATCCTGGTCAAGTGCTGGCTGTGAATGTACAGATTCTGGAAACCTCCAAGGAATTTCCCACATGACCACTCTCACCACAGCCTTATTccccttcaggtgggacacggCTGGCCAGGAGAGGTTCAAGTGCATCGCCTCCACTTACTACAGAGGAGCTCAGGGTAGGAGGCTGTCCTTCCCCCTTTCAGGGAGGCCCTCCATCGGCTCTGCCTCTGAGTCACAGCATGCCCATAAATGTATAAATCAGTGAAACCTCAGTGCCGTTTGCCTGCTACTGTAGGGTGTGCAAAATGATCCATAAAACCATTAACATTTTGGTGTCTTAATTTAAAGTTGTTGGATATTTGATAAACTTATATTTAGAGGTAGGCAGAAGTGGaaagttcaagtccagaaagtacaaatacagatctaggttttgttttaaccaaccagttgagtactctgtgactgtgactctttagaCTCgaccggttggttgaaacaaaatcttggtctggattagTATTGTCTGGACCTGAAGTTTCCACCTCtggacagttactttttggggGGACAAGGGTTTGTTGGAGCTTACGAAGATCATGTCCAGCAGATAAATCTGAAAGTAGCTGTAGACATTTTGTTTCTTGAAGATCCCATTTTGTAGCGCAGCATGGGTTGCTGTTCAAAACCAGAGCCTCTGGGAAAGAGGAACTGGACGTTTCTTGTTTGATTTAGATTCCTAACAATCTCCCCTTTGTTTGCCCAGCCATGATAATTGTGTTTGACGTGAACAACGCAGCTTCTCTGGACCATGCGAGGTAGGAGCAGAGTGACCTTTTTTCCCCATTCTCCTGCATGCTTGGGGGGTGCCAGACGCTTGACCGAGCGCCTTTTCTCCGCGTCCCCCCAGGCAGTGGCTGGAGGAGGCAATGAAGGAGAACGATCCTTCCAGCATGCTTCTCTTCCTGGTGGGCACCAAGAAGGACCTGCGGGTGAGGCCTCTGGAGAAGCCGTCGCCCTGGTCCTGACATGTTTCTCTGCAGATCTGAACGTCTGGGGTTTTATTTCTTGGGTCTTTCGTCCCTGTCCTCCACCCCACCGACACAGCCTCCGGATGAGTTCTCCGAGATTGAACAGGAAGCTATCAAGCTGGCGGAAGAGATTAAAGCAGAATACTGGGCTGTGTCGGCATTGTCAGGTCGGTGGACTCCATTCATTCGTATGCAGGAAATTTATACTTTTATCTGTGTGCTTTGCAGGGCTTTCACCTATGAACACAGGaccttttataaatatatttctccCGGTTTACCCCAGAgatgattctttttttttgcgtacctcatcttgctctccatgagacacaagCAAACATACAGTTGAGAGCAGATTTGGGGGTCAAAGTGAAAGGCTGATAGCCAGCAAGCAGTGACCCTGAAACAATTGGTGATTAAGGGCCTTGACCTGGATCCCAACACCGGCATCGGTCTGTCGGCCCCAGGATTCTGCGACCTTCTGATGATGGGCACAGAGTCCTaaacagaggtggatagttctgGTTTtgggaaagtaaaaatccagaccaagattttgtttcaaccaaccagctgagcactctgtgactgtgactctttatgctgaactggttggttggaaaaaaatattggtctggatttttacgtTCAGGATCTGAACTGTCCACCCCTGCccctacccactgagccacacggtGCTTCCCAGGATCGCCTGTTCACACAGTTTACTAACTTAAGTTAGCCTGTAGAGGGCACTTACACTACAGCCAGAAGAGAAGGAAGGGCAGTGGAGTTCTAGGAACATGTGCAAGTCCTACGTGTTCCCTAAGGAGGAGTCTGTTTAAATAGCCAGATAACCATCTCGCTGGTTGAAATTGCAGGGGAGAGTGTGAGGGACTTCTTCTTCCGCGTGGCATCGCTCACCTTTGAAGCCAGCATACTCGGCGAGCTGGAGAAGACGGAGTCCCGGCGCGTTGGCGACATCGTCCGTGAGTGCTGCCATCGCCCGCGCAAAGCCTGGCCGAGTGCATCAGGCTGCCGCACAGTTTAATCGCGGCTTTAATGGTCCGTAAAGAGCGTGAGAGAGCCTTCTTGTTTTGGAATTCTCCCCATCTTTTGACAGGTATAACAAGCAACTCGGACAATGTGGACATCAAGCTGAAGAAGCAGGCCCCCTGCTGTCAGTGATGAGGAGAAGCGGTCAGTCTTCAGTCAGTCACGTTCAAGATGTCTGCCGCCACAAGGCCCTGGCAGTCAGCACTGGAAAATGAACGTGCTACGAAGGGAAGTCAGAGAAGAGGGAATTACTATCAGCATTTCA includes these proteins:
- the rpl23a gene encoding large ribosomal subunit protein uL23: MAPKAKKEVVPAKTEAKSKALKAKKAVLKGVHSHRRKKIRTSPTFRRPKTQRLRRQPKYPRKSAPHRNKLDHYAIIKFPLTTESAMKKIEDNNTLVFIVDVKANKHQIKNAVKKLYDIDVAKVNTLIRPDGEKKAYVRLAPDYDALDVANKIGII
- the rab34b gene encoding ras-related protein Rab-34, with protein sequence MNTLPPIRKDRIITQLPPCFTKEAALHTNDSFDGKVTSACHEQRLTGAGFTISKVIVVGDVAVGKTCLISRFCRDTFDKGYKATIGVDFGMERFEVLGVPFSLQLWDTAGQERFKCIASTYYRGAQAMIIVFDVNNAASLDHARQWLEEAMKENDPSSMLLFLVGTKKDLRPPDEFSEIEQEAIKLAEEIKAEYWAVSALSGESVRDFFFRVASLTFEASILGELEKTESRRVGDIVRITSNSDNVDIKLKKQAPCCQ